The DNA sequence CTTATATATTTAGGATGATAATCCATAACTCACGTTACTTTTTCAAAACAAATTCGAATTATTTTCCTTCCAGTATAAAACTACATATAAAGTCTGAACAGGCGGGGAATCCGAGCGTAAACTGCTCGACTTAAAAAGAAGATGATGAAAGCAAAACTGGAAGAAACTTTAAGATCACTCAATATTTTGACAGCAGAGGAAATATCCGAAGGATTGAAAAATTTTGACTTGGTAACAGTCAAAAGAAATGAAATACTAATGGAAGCAGGGAAGACCTGTGACTGGATAGCCTTTGTGAATTCTGGCATTCTGAGGAACTATTATATTTCAAGTAAGGGTGAGGAAGTTACTTATTGCCTTACCTTTCCCAAAAAATTGATTACAGCGTGTTCTTCATTTATCACACAGGAAAAAACCTTTGAAAATATTCATGCAATAACGGATGCAGAATTGTTGGTAATCAGGAAAAATCAGTTTTCAGCGCTAATTGAGTCAAGCAATAATTGGCTCCGGTTTTCAAATTATTTCTATGAACAGTCTTACATCCTGATGGAAAACCGTCTGCTTGCCCTGCAAATGGAATCGGCAGAGAAACGTTACGAGGATTTGATAAATAACCATCCAAACTATTTACAGGAAGTTCCCCTCAAATATATCGCTTCTTATCTTGGAATCACACAAAGGCACTTAAGCCGACTGCGTAAGAACATTTCTTTTTAGACATTTGTCCTTTCTGAAGGAATTGGATGCCAATACTTTTGTGTCATAAAAAATGTAAGAACAAAAAATTACAGAAAATGAAAACAACAATTGTATTGGCGCACCCTTGGCATGGCAGTTTTAATAAATCAATATTCGATACAATCACTCAAAAACTACAAGCAAAGTCTAAAGATTTTCAAGTGATTGACCTAAACAAAGATAACTTTGATCCAGTACTTCGTGAGGAGGATCTTGCTTTGTACTCAAAAGGAAAAACAACAGATAAGCAGGTGCTACAATATCAGGAAATGCTGAAAAACACAGATGAACTGGTGTTTATTTTTCCGATTTGGTGGTACGATGTGCCAGCCATTCTGAAGGGGTTCATTGATAAGGTAATGCTCAAAGATTTCTCATATGTTGAGACCAGTACAGGACTGAAGGGGTTGTTGACGCATATTAGAAAGACAAAGGTAATTACGACTTCTGAATACCCGACTTGGTACCTCAAGCTGTTGCTGGGAAATCCTATCCAGCGGATTTTTATTAATAAAACACTAAAGGGGATAGGGCTAAAAAAAGTGATGTGGTTAAATAATGACTATACAACAACTGGTAAAAGAGAACTGAAAACCAAATTTCTGAATAAGGTAGCGACACATTTTCAGTAGTGATTGCTATATAATGTGAACTATGGGTTATAACGCTCTTTCAGGGATGAAAATATTATTTACATGCCGGTGGATTCAAGTCCATTGCTGATGTATTGTTTGCCCTGAAAGGGCGAATTAAGCCATGAAACTAATCCATAGTTCACATTATCAATAAAGATCTGCCCTAAATCCAACAATCAATACATCATCCACCTGTTCATTAGAACCTTTCCAAGTGATAAACTCTCTTTTGATCAGGGATTCTTGCCCATTCATTGGTTCACATACGATTTTGTTCAAAAAAGCGCGAAGGTTTTTAGAAAGGTATTTTTTGTCATATGGTCCACCAAACTGATCTTGAAAGCCGTCGGAATAGAGGTAGCATATGGTTGACTTGTTCAAGGGAATAGTGTGGGTAGTAAATTGGATATTATTCCTGTTTTCGTCACCAATGCTTCTTCTGTCACCCTTGATAATGATGGGCTCTCCATCTTGGATATAATACAAAGGGATTTTTGCACCTGCATAGTATAACGTTGCCGTATTGGTGTCGACCACACATATGGCGATATCCATTCCATCCCGATTTTTAATAATCATATTTTCCTTTTTCAGACTGGTGATTACTTGTTGGTCAAGCTCAGTTAGAATCTGGGCAGGGTCTGTGATGTTTTTTAGATAAATGGTTTGGTTAATCAATACAAACCCTAGGACAGACATGATAGCACCGGGCACACCATGTCCTGTACAGTCAGCAGCTATTACAATCTTATATTGATTGATCTGTCTGGAAAAACAGAAATCACCACTTACTACATCCTTAGGGCTGAAGAATACAAAGCTTTTAGGAAACATATCTAACACCTTTTCCTCCAGTGGTAGTATTGTATTCTGAAGCCGTTTGGCATACTGAATACTCTCCTTGATGGAAGCAAAGGAAGTGTTGATGTTTTTCTTTTGGGCTTCCAGCAGTCGTTGTTTCCTTTCCAGCTCTTTTCTTTTGGAAAGTGACACCAAATACACTTGCTGATAATTCTGTCTTAAGATGGAAACGACAATTGTGACCGCTAACATGGAAAGCATAAAAATAATAAGGGTCCAGCTCTGGAAAGTGTCTGAAGCAGCCGAATATTCTATGTATCCAATATTCTGATGCGAATAGCTAATCAGGTTGAGTGTAAGTGTTAGGATAAAGAAGAATGAAAGCCATGGAATTAACCTTTTCCAACTGACTAATGCTGCGATAAGAGGGGCCGCCATCATCTGCACAAATGGCATTACCCCATTGTGACCTCTTCTGGAAAATAAAAAGTGTATGGAAATGGAAATAACAAGATAGAAAACAAAGAATAGATCAAGTCGCTTATAGGAAGTCCTTCGGTTAGCTAAAAAGAACAGCGTACCAAAGATGATGATGTCAATGATAGAGAAGTAGTAAAACAGGCTGTGTGTATATTCCTTATAAAATAGAAAGGTAATGACACACCTTAGAATATCAATACAGCAGCATACCAGACACGAAAACTTAAATATCCTATTTTCAAAATTTATAAATGCCTCCATTGCTTATGAAAGATGTATGTAGACTCAGCCTTTTATATAACACCAATACGGTGATTGATGACTCCATTTGCACTGATATAAGGGGATAACCTTTTATATTAGTTGGCTGTTATAGACAACGCCTTATTTTCAAAAACCAAAACTCAAATACTATATCCATGCTTGAAAACTTGGAATCAATCAATTGGGAAGATACTATCAGCTGTTCCATTTCTGAGAGAATGCCTGATTTGATCAAAGAGCTGACCAGTAAAGACCGTATGGTACGTCAGGATGCTATGTGGGATTTGTATGACAGTATAATTGATCAGGATGAAACAAGGTTGGAGTTGGCAACTTATGTAGCGCCATTCTTATTTGAACTAATCTTATCTGATAATATAAAAGATAGACAGGAGCTTATCAAGTTACTGGTATGTCTGGCGATACCTAATGATTATATCAAGGAATTTCTCGGGGTGGGGTTTACAATCGATAAATTTAAATCGGTGTTGCAGGATGCCGAAAACAAGATGTCGGATGATAAACGGAAGCTTTATAAGCAACGAGGAGGAGGATTGAAAACAAGTTTAGCTTGTTATGGAATGATTGCAAAAGAGGCGGGGAAGTTTTTACAGTTAACAGAAGACAAAGACAAACTAACAAGAAGAGCGGCTATTTATGCATTGGCTTGGTTCCCTGATCTTGCGGATAAGTCTGCTCCAATGGTCAACGCTCTCTTGCCATCACTAAAAAGTGAATATAATATAGCCAATGCACTCTTGGCAGTTGGTATGCTAAGTAAAGAAGCAAGCGAGGACACAGAACTAGGCGTAATGGATCATTATTTAGGACATAGTTCAGATTTGGTAAGGCTGTCTGCGGCAACAGTCCTATTTCAGCACCAATACAGTGAACGTACCTTAAAAATTCTGATTGAAGGCCTGAAGGGAGGTTCGTTCTTATTGGAACCTGATTTCTTTTATTACGATGGAGACTTTACAGATTACATTATACAGGTACTGTCTTCCAATAGCAGGTATGAAGTGAAAATTATGATGGCATTATGTGAAGCTTTACTAGAAACACCCAAGGACGACATACTTGGTATAATCAGGGCAATTATTGCAATTCTGAAAAAAATAAGGACTACGCCAATCACAGAAACCAGTCGGGAAGACCTTACTTCAGTTGAAGTTTGGGCATTGGAAAATATACTGGACCTGCTACGCAAAGACGAAGAGGAAGTGTATTACTCATATCATAGAAAGCTTTCGGAGGCAGGGATTTACAGTACTGAAGCTGAATTGAAAAGTTATCTTGGTCGGTAATAATCACTTGAACTAGGAGGAAAGATGCATTTCAAAGGAATTGTGAGATAATGGACTGAAATCCATCGCAACGGCCATTAATTCTTACTTCCTTGACAGAAGAGCGAATTTGTCATTCGGTAAGCTGTAGGTTATTTTTTACAAACAGCTCCATTACCGTATTAATATTTTCAGAAAATGGCTCACCTGAATTATACCCAACGCCAAGAAATTCAAGCACTTCTTGAAACTGGTATTTCCAAGTCGGAAATCGCCAGGCGTCTGGGTGTGCATCGGGCTACAGTAAGCAGGGAGATATTACGGAATAGATCCACCGATGGCAAGTATATAGCGTCACAAGCAGAACAGAAAAAGGAAGTTAGGAGATATGTAGCAAACAAAGCACAGAAAGGTATTTGTAAAGGTATTCATCTTTCACACAAGTATCCCAAGCTTCTGCGTCAGAAGAATAAAAGGTTTTACCAAAGTCCGATGCTGTCATTTTTTGAGACGCTTCCAAATGCTCAGCATAATGTTCCTGTAATAAGATACCGAGTGGAGTTAAGAGCAATTAGGTGGGACAGCAGAGGCTATCGCTCACTGAAAAGCAGTACCAGAAGGTTTATTCCATTTACAATCCATAGCCGTATGGCAACCAACAAAATTTCGGTAATCAAGCGTAGTTACCGAAAGTGGGACACACATCCATTTGCAGGGCGTAGGCACCAAGTATATTGGCTAGACTACCGACATGAGTTAATGGCATTTCAATACTACGGAATGAAATTAAAAAGAAGAACAGCCGTAACTCTTCCTAAATTCTTACATCAGCAATTATGGATAAGCAAGCCCGAGATTTCCATCAGCGATGCTTGTGAAACGGTATCTAGTCACAAGAAAATTGCCTAGTACAATTCGGTATGCCAAATACTAATAGCAAAAATAAAATGGAGAAGACCCAGTCGGGTCTTTTTTTATGTCCAATCAAAATAGAAGTGACATACTTAAATTTTGAGTTGAGACCAATCCAAAATCAAGTGTTGCGATTTGGAATTGGGAGGTGGTAATACACGGAAGAATTACTAAAAATTTAAGTGAAGCAGAAGTTGTAAACGATTAACCCCAAGCCTGTGTTGTAGGGTTAAATAGCCTGAAACAGGTTTTGTTCAAAAAGAAAAGCAGTAAAGCATCAGAGAATATTTTCGCTTGTGAGCTGTAGGACAAACAGCGTAGTTGGATTGGTAAATAGGACAGCATTTTTAATGCTAACAGATTGACAATTTAAACTTTGAAACTATGGATGCCTTTGAAAACGCAAAAACATTTTTTCACAACTGTGAATCTGCAAAAGGATGGGAAGCTTGTCAGGAATATGTGTCAGAAAACGCTGAATTTCATGCCCAAAGTGAGCCACTAGCAGAAATGACAAAGGTACAGGAATATGTCAATTGGGTGGAAGGGTTAAGCAATGTTACCATGCCTGGCTGTTCTTATAAATTGCATGCAGCAGCTTATGACAAAGAAAACAACACCGCAATATTTTATTCCACTTTTACAGGTACGCATAAAGGAGAGGGAGGACCAACTCCACCTACCGGTAAGACAACCAATACACATTATGTTTATGCCTTAAAGATGAATGATGAAGGCAAAGTGGAGAGCATGACTAAAATTTGGAATTCCACTTGGGCAATGCGTGAGCTGGGTTGGATATAGCTAACTGCAAACGTAGCATTTTACTTTTCTGAAAATTATAAAAAGACCCCAACAGGTCTTTTTTTTTATGGTAATGGCTGTAAGTTGGAAGTAATAAGATGGAGAGAGGAACAAAAACTTATTTTTTGATAGGGGAAATAAAATGTATTATTCGGAGTAAATAAAACATTTTTTGATTGAATAGAGATGGGAACAATTAAAAAGCATAGTTTTTTAGACTTGAAGATTGGTGCTGTAGGGGAATATGCAATGGTTATCGATCTAACTGAGTTAGACAAATGGAGAGGATTGGGTTGGCTGACTTATCAGGAGGTTAATTTGCCTGATGGAGATGAGGAGGCATTTTTAGTATATGGTGATCTGGATAAAGAATTACAGACATTGGTATTTAATAGCCCTCCCTTACTGAAAGATATCTCCCAAAATGAAATTATTGGAAAGAAAGTCTTGGATATTACAACTCACTTAGGAACTTATGGAATGGGAGGTGCTGGATTTTTTGGGATGCTCTTGGATAATTTTGAATACTTGACATATGCAGTTTGGGGAGCTGGTGATTATGTGATTATTAATGATAGAATAGTTGAATGCAACCCTGAATACTATCATAAAAGTAGACCTTGGATATCAGACTATGGTGATAATCTTTCATGGGATGAACTTACAGAATATATCAAGGGAGGAATTATCAAATCGTATTTAATAAAGGATGATACCTGTGAAATAGTAGTCGAAAAAAGTACTGAAGAGATTAAGGTTGAGTTTGTTAGAAATGATAAAAGGTTACCAAGGAGTAGAGGTAGAAAGCGAAATGCATATAAAAAGGGTCAAATAGCTGATTATATATTATTTCAACATGAAGATGCAGTATTAGTTGTTTGATATGGTTAAGCATACTTCAGAAGCCCCACTAGTCGTAGGTTTATCGAAGCGATCCTACGACTAATATTGTATCTAGTACTAAAATAATGAGTGAAATGACTGAAGATAATTTTAAAAAAATAGTGATTGGAATAAGTGCTTCGGATACTTTTGAAAATACAGAAAATTGGTTGGCTCGTGGATTAAATCCTTCTGACCAAACTGTGATTGCAATTCTAAGAAACTCTACAAATGACTTTCTTGAAAAGCTTGAAAAGATATATTACACCAGTGAGTCTTCTGAAACAAAGCTAAAACAAGTTTCAGACATTGTTGATGAGCTGTCGTGGGAGGAGCTTGATACAGAAGAAAAAGAGTTTATGGCAGAAACGCTGGCTCCTGCAATTGAAGCAGCAGGATTTGATCCTTGGGCTATATTTTAACTTTAGACTATGAAGACAAGAGAAATAGTGAGAATTTACCCAATTGAGAGGGGGGGACTGTTGAGCTAACAATGAAAAAATGCGTAATAATAATAAAGTTAGAATATATCCTGTGATTGAAATGAGTCCTTGGCAAATAGATGGAGGGGAAGATATTGAAATTAGAGAAGGACAAGACTTTTCCGAGTTTGCAATAGAGATATTTAAAAAGAATGGGATTGAGAATATTGAACAGCTAGATCCATATGGTTATTGTTCCATTAAGGTTTCAGACATTAGTGATAATGATTTGAAAATTTTTATTGATAAGGAAGTTAGTGATGCAGAAATTCCCGAGAATGGAATTGAAGCCGTTGGTCCATTCAGTGGAGGTTTAGTAATTGTAGTAAATGACCAAGTAGTACATCATCAATGTTGTGGAGATATCTCGGATTATAAAAATTGGAAGACATTTCTTGAGGAATCACCTGAAGATTGGAGTCAGATTTGGATAGGGCATCCATGGTTGTATGGTAGGGTTCGAAAAAATAATGTTGAATTGTCTGATTATATTGAACACACAGGGCGTCTAGAGAAAGATTTGCCTGTCCATCTACACGTTGATAAAGCAGAATTTGAATTACAGTTCAATTTAGCAATAGAGGAATTGTTAGCATTCAAAAAACGAATATATATGGTTTTAAAATCAGAAATGAAGGGAGTTGCAAAAGAAGTTTCAGAATTATTAATAGAAGGTGATGGTGACCCTAACAACCCTGTATGAGGTAAGTTAAAATGTGTATTTTATAAATATTTGTAATGGGGTATGCTAGTTCAAGAATTAGCGAAGCGGTTCTTGGACTTTTTTTGTATAAAGCAAATAGCTTTAACTATAAACTTATGAAGATCACCCTAAACTAGATGTACTGAAAGTATCGCTTCAATAGAGCTGCATTCTGCATTGCTTTGTAGGAGCTGTATCTTTTTTTTTACCAAAAAAATTACAAGCCTAAAAATAATAAGACCTTGTCATTGTATCTCTTGTACGATGTTGTGGTGTTTATTTTTCTAATTACAGATCATTATTTTTTTACTTTTCTTATCTAGAATTACATCAGATATACTGTTTGTGAATGGTTTTTTGAATCTATATTTATGGGTGTTGCGTTAAGTGAATCACATACCTTTTATGAAAAATGATTAATCACTTAAAGCAAACTAAAAGTATATGAAAAAGTATACTGATTATCTGAACCCAGCAGAACAACTATCTAATTTTTCAAGTTTATCAGCTTTTCTGGCAGTAGTACAGGAAAGAGATTTGAAAAGACAGGAGATTGAAAATGATTTAGCCAACCTAAACTTTGAAGACAATAAGGACAGGGATGTGGAAAGGAAATCACAAAGAGCGATTGATGATCTTTCCCGTCAGATTACATCTATTGACGCAGCGCTTGCCACTGAAACGGATGATGAAGAAATCAGGGCGCTGAATATCAAGAAGCGTGTACTGGAAGGTACATATGAGAAGAAACAATACGATTTGGAGGTAAGGCGTAGAAAAGAATTCAAGGAAGAGCAAGTAAAGCTTGACCTTGAAAATAAATTGGAAAACCTAAATGAGCTGATGGTAGCAATGTGTACAGAGTTTTCTAATGGAACAATAGGAACTGGAACTGTTACCTATAATGGAGTAGATTATACTGCTTCATAATTTTTGACCTAAAGGTATGTACTGAAAAGGGAACGATTTTGATTGTTCCCTTTTTTATTTTCGATTATTGATATGATTATATATACGATTTTTGTTGTCTATAATTATTTATTAAAAGAATATGATGCGTTAAATAAATAAAGTTCAGTTCAGTATATTGAGATGTTTTTAACTTAAAATAAATGCATATGTGGAAGACATTGTTTGGTAAAAAGAAAACTGACAAGGAAATAGAGAAAATGAAGGAACAGTCAGAGAGTGGTGATTATAAATTCTATCCCATTCTGAAGCCAGGTGACTGGGTAGGTATTCAGGCAGGAGCATTAAAGCAGACCCTGATCGGAACACAGGAAGAACCTCAGGTTGTAGTTGGGTTCGGATATGACACGCCTGAAAACTTTATTTTCTTAACGCATCAGGATCTGGAGAAAATGGATGGTAACCAGATTTTAAACGATGCCTATCAGAATTTGGAAGATTTTAAAACCGAATTTGAGCCAGTGGGTTCATTGGATAATAAGGTTTTAACCTCAAGTGGTTTGGATTTTTCAAGTGAAAGAATTCTTTCAAAGAACCATATGCTTGAGGCACATAAAATGTTGGATGCAGAGGAATTACTGGTATCTATTGCTAGAAGAAGGTGTATGATGGTGACTTCAAGAGCTGCTGACGATGAGCTGTTGAATACGTTTATTATGCTACATAATGAAACATGGAATGATGATAGCTATGGCAATGCACCAATTGCTAATATGTTGTTTGTGGTAAAAGAAGGAGATATTGTTGGCTCTATTCCATTGCAGTAATTAGTGCTTGCGTTTAGATTAAAATTTTTTTACACAATGAAAAGGATTTCAATTTTTTGTGCCATTCTATTTTTTATGGTTGGCTGTAATACACAGAAAGATAAACAATCAAACAATGATGATCATATCCCTGATAGCTTGGTTGAAGTACAGGCTTTATTGGATAGTGTCCATGCCGAAGATCATAAATATCGAAATGGTCTGGGAAGTTTGATTGAAGAACACGGATGGAATTCTGAGGAAGTGCAATCACAGTTTAAGAAAATGAGTGAAACGGATTCCAGTAACCTTATTCTGGTTGAGGGAATTTTAGCGAAACATGGTTGGTTAGGAGGTTCATCAAGTTCTACTTTATTTCTTGTAATTCAGCATGCTGATCAGGCTACTCAGGAGAAATACCTTCCTGTAATGAGACAGGCTGTTAATGAGGGAAAAGCAAAGGCGCAAAGTTTAGCGCTTTTGGAAGATAGAATTCTATTGGGAAGAGGAGAGATGCAGATTTATGGCAGCCAAATCTTGACGGATTCTTCAGGTAATAGTTATGTTCGTCCATTGATTGAGCCTGAAAAAGTGAATGAAAGAAGGGCCGAAGTTGGTCTGTTGCCAATTGAAGAATATGTGTCACAGTGGGGGATTGAATGGGATGTAGAAGCATATAAAAAGCAATTGCCCAAGAGACTTGAAGAATTGAAAGCGCAAATTAAGTAAGGCAACTATGGGAGTAACATTTGTTACTCCTTTTTTTATTTCTTCTGACAGGTAATCAATCTCTGTAAGAAGAATTTTTATTAAAGCTCTACACAGTTTATTTATTCTAATCACCACTCTCTTATTGTCTGTATTATTTTATGGTGTTGTGGCTATACTTTTTTATATTTTCTTATTGAAAAGCATCTTTTCATAATTAGACTCCTTTTTGAAACCCAAATTCCCACTCACCTACAGGCTTTCTATGAAAAAACTCACCCAATCAATCCTTATACTTGTTTTGCTTTTAGCTTCATGTGGAAAAGAAGATAAATCAAGTACAGAACAGCATACTGCTTCACCCTCCACAGTTTATTTTAATGGTGATATTATCACGATGCAGGGAGAACAACCCGAATATGCTGAAGCAATTGCCGTCAGGGATGGTAAAATCATTTTTGTTGGAGAAAAGGAACAGGCATTGAAGCAAGCAAATGAAAATCCTGTAGAAGTTGATCTGAAAGGGAAAACGTTGTTACCGGGATTTATTGATGGACATGGACACGCTTGGAATGCAGGGTTTCAGGCGGTGTCTGCTAACCTATTGCCCGCACCCGACGGTACAGGAAACAGTATCGCAACCATCATTGATTTGCTTAAAGATTGGAAAGATAAAAATCCAAAAGCAATTGAAAAGTACCGCGCCATTATAGGGTTTGGTTATGATGATGCACAGCTGAAAGAAAAGCGTCATCCGACAGCGGCTGACCTTGACAAAGTTTCTGATACTATTCCGGTGCTGATTATTCACCAGTCAGGCCATTTGGGTTCGATGAACCATAAGGCTTTGGAGATTGCCGGATACAAAGCGGGAGTGAAAGATCCTCCCGGCGGAGTAATCAGAAGAGAGAAAGGATCGGACAAACCCAATGGTGTACTGGAAGAAATGGCCTTGTTTATTCCATTGATCAAGTTTATGTCTACCCTAAATCCAGAAGCCAATGAAATCATTGCCAAGGCTGGGGTGAATGCCTATATCAAATTCGGGTATACCACTTTGCAGGAAGGAAGGGCAACAAAAGATGCTTGTGAGACTTGGAAAAAGTTGGCTGAGCGAAATGAATTACCT is a window from the Limibacter armeniacum genome containing:
- a CDS encoding Crp/Fnr family transcriptional regulator; this translates as MMKAKLEETLRSLNILTAEEISEGLKNFDLVTVKRNEILMEAGKTCDWIAFVNSGILRNYYISSKGEEVTYCLTFPKKLITACSSFITQEKTFENIHAITDAELLVIRKNQFSALIESSNNWLRFSNYFYEQSYILMENRLLALQMESAEKRYEDLINNHPNYLQEVPLKYIASYLGITQRHLSRLRKNISF
- a CDS encoding NAD(P)H-dependent oxidoreductase: MKTTIVLAHPWHGSFNKSIFDTITQKLQAKSKDFQVIDLNKDNFDPVLREEDLALYSKGKTTDKQVLQYQEMLKNTDELVFIFPIWWYDVPAILKGFIDKVMLKDFSYVETSTGLKGLLTHIRKTKVITTSEYPTWYLKLLLGNPIQRIFINKTLKGIGLKKVMWLNNDYTTTGKRELKTKFLNKVATHFQ
- a CDS encoding PP2C family protein-serine/threonine phosphatase; amino-acid sequence: MEAFINFENRIFKFSCLVCCCIDILRCVITFLFYKEYTHSLFYYFSIIDIIIFGTLFFLANRRTSYKRLDLFFVFYLVISISIHFLFSRRGHNGVMPFVQMMAAPLIAALVSWKRLIPWLSFFFILTLTLNLISYSHQNIGYIEYSAASDTFQSWTLIIFMLSMLAVTIVVSILRQNYQQVYLVSLSKRKELERKQRLLEAQKKNINTSFASIKESIQYAKRLQNTILPLEEKVLDMFPKSFVFFSPKDVVSGDFCFSRQINQYKIVIAADCTGHGVPGAIMSVLGFVLINQTIYLKNITDPAQILTELDQQVITSLKKENMIIKNRDGMDIAICVVDTNTATLYYAGAKIPLYYIQDGEPIIIKGDRRSIGDENRNNIQFTTHTIPLNKSTICYLYSDGFQDQFGGPYDKKYLSKNLRAFLNKIVCEPMNGQESLIKREFITWKGSNEQVDDVLIVGFRADLY
- a CDS encoding HEAT repeat domain-containing protein, with amino-acid sequence MLENLESINWEDTISCSISERMPDLIKELTSKDRMVRQDAMWDLYDSIIDQDETRLELATYVAPFLFELILSDNIKDRQELIKLLVCLAIPNDYIKEFLGVGFTIDKFKSVLQDAENKMSDDKRKLYKQRGGGLKTSLACYGMIAKEAGKFLQLTEDKDKLTRRAAIYALAWFPDLADKSAPMVNALLPSLKSEYNIANALLAVGMLSKEASEDTELGVMDHYLGHSSDLVRLSAATVLFQHQYSERTLKILIEGLKGGSFLLEPDFFYYDGDFTDYIIQVLSSNSRYEVKIMMALCEALLETPKDDILGIIRAIIAILKKIRTTPITETSREDLTSVEVWALENILDLLRKDEEEVYYSYHRKLSEAGIYSTEAELKSYLGR
- a CDS encoding helix-turn-helix domain-containing protein, whose amino-acid sequence is MAHLNYTQRQEIQALLETGISKSEIARRLGVHRATVSREILRNRSTDGKYIASQAEQKKEVRRYVANKAQKGICKGIHLSHKYPKLLRQKNKRFYQSPMLSFFETLPNAQHNVPVIRYRVELRAIRWDSRGYRSLKSSTRRFIPFTIHSRMATNKISVIKRSYRKWDTHPFAGRRHQVYWLDYRHELMAFQYYGMKLKRRTAVTLPKFLHQQLWISKPEISISDACETVSSHKKIA
- a CDS encoding ester cyclase: MDAFENAKTFFHNCESAKGWEACQEYVSENAEFHAQSEPLAEMTKVQEYVNWVEGLSNVTMPGCSYKLHAAAYDKENNTAIFYSTFTGTHKGEGGPTPPTGKTTNTHYVYALKMNDEGKVESMTKIWNSTWAMRELGWI
- a CDS encoding DUF6624 domain-containing protein, translating into MKRISIFCAILFFMVGCNTQKDKQSNNDDHIPDSLVEVQALLDSVHAEDHKYRNGLGSLIEEHGWNSEEVQSQFKKMSETDSSNLILVEGILAKHGWLGGSSSSTLFLVIQHADQATQEKYLPVMRQAVNEGKAKAQSLALLEDRILLGRGEMQIYGSQILTDSSGNSYVRPLIEPEKVNERRAEVGLLPIEEYVSQWGIEWDVEAYKKQLPKRLEELKAQIK